The following are encoded in a window of Phaseolus vulgaris cultivar G19833 chromosome 3, P. vulgaris v2.0, whole genome shotgun sequence genomic DNA:
- the LOC137806893 gene encoding uncharacterized protein, whose amino-acid sequence MRPLDEKETSVVFEKLFKFVGNNLKNIVENPSHEGPDANPGRYCFRLHKNRIFYASESLVKRATNVARPNLVSLGTCIGKYTHGGSFHLTVQALNLLAANAKHKVWLKPQSEMSFLYGNHVLKSALGRITDNIAAGDGVVVFSMADVPLGFGVAAKSTQDCRKLDPNGIVVLHQADVGEYLRMEDEL is encoded by the coding sequence ATGAGACCTTTAGATGAGAAGGAGACGAGCGTAGTGTTCGAGAAGCTCTTCAAATTCGTCGGAAACAACCTCAAGAATATCGTCGAAAACCCCTCTCACGAGGGCCCTGACGCCAACCCTGGCCGCTACTGCTTCCGCCTCCACAAGAACAGGATATTCTATGCCAGCGAATCGCTCGTCAAGCGCGCCACCAACGTCGCCCGTCCCAACCTTGTCTCTCTCGGCACCTGCATCGGCAAGTACACCCACGGCGGCAGCTTCCATCTCACCGTCCAGGCCCTCAACTTGCTCGCCGCCAACGCCAAGCACAAGGTATGGCTCAAACCGCAGTCTGAGATGTCTTTCTTGTACGGAAACCACGTTCTGAAGAGCGCGTTGGGCAGAATCACGGATAACATCGCCGCCGGTGACGGGGTTGTCGTATTTTCCATGGCGGATGTGCCGTTGGGTTTTGGTGTCGCCGCGAAGTCTACGCAGGATTGCAGAAAGTTGGATCCCAATGGCATCGTTGTTCTGCACCAGGCCGATGTAGGAGAGTACTTGAGGATGGAGGATGAGCTTTGA